Proteins from a single region of bacterium HR34:
- the rpiB gene encoding Ribose-5-phosphate isomerase B yields the protein MKIFIGSDHGGFFTKEKIKKVLKEKGFEVEDCGAFEYDEKDDYPFFAINTAMQVAKNKNSFGILLCRSGGGMAVMANKIKEVRAVECFDEKSTIHARKHNNANIGVFGADFIKEKNILKLVELFLKTKFSGAKRHKRRIKEIENFEKNQIEISAAIMENDLKEAERKLKLANANTPIIHIDFGDGKLIESKIDFPTNFFKKQKMESKLEAHLMVEKPTAYLPYLKKENFSLCACHIEVEEVEKFLRDGKKLGFKTGIVIDLPTKKINYEIIKKADYIIVMGVKIGKSGQKFNFSCLNKITDIKDKFPQKEVAVDGGMQETTIEIVKAGGATRAIANSYFWKKNFGK from the coding sequence ATGAAAATTTTTATAGGTTCTGACCACGGAGGATTTTTTACAAAAGAAAAAATAAAAAAAGTCCTAAAAGAAAAAGGGTTTGAAGTTGAAGATTGTGGGGCTTTTGAATACGACGAAAAAGATGATTACCCTTTTTTTGCGATAAACACAGCTATGCAAGTTGCTAAAAATAAAAATTCTTTTGGCATTTTGCTTTGTAGATCAGGAGGTGGCATGGCTGTTATGGCAAACAAAATAAAAGAAGTAAGGGCAGTTGAATGTTTCGATGAAAAATCAACAATACACGCAAGGAAACATAACAACGCTAACATTGGAGTTTTTGGCGCTGATTTTATAAAAGAAAAAAACATATTAAAACTTGTTGAATTATTTTTAAAAACCAAGTTTTCCGGCGCTAAAAGACATAAAAGAAGAATAAAAGAAATAGAAAATTTTGAAAAAAACCAAATTGAAATATCTGCCGCAATAATGGAAAACGATCTAAAAGAAGCAGAAAGAAAATTAAAATTAGCAAATGCAAACACACCTATAATCCACATTGATTTTGGAGACGGAAAACTAATAGAAAGCAAGATAGATTTTCCAACCAATTTTTTCAAAAAACAAAAAATGGAATCAAAATTAGAAGCGCATTTAATGGTGGAAAAACCAACAGCCTATCTTCCCTATCTTAAAAAAGAAAACTTTTCTCTCTGCGCCTGCCATATAGAAGTAGAAGAAGTAGAGAAATTTTTAAGGGATGGCAAAAAATTAGGATTCAAAACTGGCATAGTAATTGATCTGCCAACCAAAAAAATAAATTATGAAATTATTAAAAAAGCAGATTATATAATTGTAATGGGAGTTAAAATTGGAAAATCAGGGCAAAAGTTTAATTTTTCTTGTTTAAACAAAATAACAGATATAAAAGATAAATTTCCGCAAAAAGAAGTAGCAGTTGACGGCGGTATGCAAGAGACAACAATTGAAATAGTGAAAGCAGGTGGTGCCACCCGCGCGATAGCTAACTCTTATTTTTGGAAGAAGAATTTTGGGAAGTAG
- the pyrH gene encoding Uridylate kinase: MNKQIVISLGGSLVFPSNKEEPDIKFVSEFAEFVKKEMLKVYDRIFIVVGGGKPARIYQQSLKKALPHISDRELDIVGIYATYVNAFFVKAFFSDYEFIYEDIIKGKDYRNLPELTNEKIIVGAGGEPGYSTDLDSVLLCERYGCKELLNLSNTKGVYDKDPNRFSDARFYPKISWEEYLGIIPNEWKPGLSTPFDPKASKLAQKLRIKVYIVKGDLINLEKITKEENFEGTIIS, encoded by the coding sequence ATGAATAAGCAAATTGTTATTTCTTTGGGTGGAAGTTTGGTTTTTCCTTCTAATAAGGAAGAACCGGATATAAAGTTCGTTTCAGAGTTTGCCGAGTTTGTTAAAAAAGAGATGCTAAAGGTGTATGATAGAATTTTTATTGTAGTGGGTGGTGGAAAGCCGGCGAGAATATATCAGCAATCTTTGAAAAAAGCCCTGCCTCATATTAGTGATAGAGAGTTAGATATAGTTGGAATTTATGCAACCTATGTTAACGCCTTCTTTGTGAAGGCGTTTTTTAGTGATTATGAATTTATTTATGAAGATATTATAAAAGGAAAAGATTATAGGAATTTGCCAGAACTAACTAATGAAAAAATTATTGTTGGCGCTGGAGGAGAACCGGGTTATTCTACTGACTTAGATTCTGTTTTGCTGTGCGAAAGATATGGTTGCAAAGAATTATTAAATTTATCTAATACAAAGGGTGTTTACGATAAAGACCCAAATAGATTTAGCGACGCACGATTTTACCCAAAAATTTCTTGGGAAGAATATTTAGGTATTATTCCAAATGAGTGGAAGCCTGGTTTGAGTACCCCTTTTGATCCGAAAGCATCAAAATTGGCGCAGAAGTTGAGAATAAAAGTTTATATAGTTAAAGGGGATTTAATTAACCTTGAAAAAATTACGAAAGAAGAAAACTTTGAAGGAACTATTATAAGTTGA
- the tal gene encoding putative transaldolase: protein MQDLKTKIFLDSADPQETFEVFNLLGFLDGQTTNPTLISKNPEIQKRLQKGEKLKKEEVYNFYKSVIEQITKIIPDGLISIEVYADKNTPAKEMINQAIQMKDWAKNSYIKLPTTKEGIKTAIELVKRGVNVNMTLCFSQEQAAAVHCALNNIVQKEWQVLISPFIGRLDDRGVNGMDLIKNILKMYKDNDSKVKVLAASIRNIDHLLYSIHLECPILTSPFKVLKEWAQLNLILPDENYKYHKEKELSPLPYQELDLHKNWEEFNIYHELTDIGLEKFANDWNSLIGS, encoded by the coding sequence ATGCAAGACTTAAAAACAAAAATATTTTTAGACAGCGCCGATCCACAGGAAACATTTGAAGTTTTTAATCTGCTTGGCTTTTTAGATGGTCAGACAACAAACCCAACTCTTATATCAAAAAACCCTGAAATACAAAAAAGATTGCAAAAAGGAGAAAAACTTAAAAAAGAAGAAGTTTATAATTTTTATAAATCAGTAATAGAACAAATAACTAAAATAATTCCAGATGGTTTAATATCAATAGAAGTTTACGCTGACAAAAATACTCCAGCAAAAGAAATGATAAATCAGGCAATACAAATGAAAGATTGGGCAAAAAATTCATACATAAAATTGCCAACAACAAAAGAAGGAATAAAAACGGCAATTGAGTTGGTAAAAAGAGGTGTAAATGTGAATATGACTCTTTGTTTTTCTCAAGAACAAGCAGCAGCAGTACATTGTGCCTTAAATAACATTGTGCAAAAAGAATGGCAAGTTCTTATATCCCCTTTTATAGGTAGATTAGACGACCGGGGAGTAAACGGGATGGACTTAATTAAGAACATCTTAAAAATGTATAAAGATAACGACTCTAAAGTAAAGGTGTTAGCAGCTAGTATTAGAAATATAGATCATCTTTTATACTCAATTCATCTTGAATGTCCTATTTTAACATCTCCATTTAAAGTATTAAAAGAATGGGCTCAACTAAATTTAATTTTGCCAGACGAAAATTATAAATATCATAAAGAAAAGGAGCTATCTCCTCTTCCATATCAAGAACTTGATTTACACAAAAATTGGGAGGAATTTAACATATATCACGAACTAACAGATATAGGTCTTGAAAAATTTGCCAACGATTGGAACAGTCTTATAGGATCATAA
- the tktB gene encoding Transketolase 2 — translation MSIKKINKLSKLIRYYILISTTKAGSGHPTSSLSAVELMAVLYFSGILKYDIKNPQNPNNDRVIFSKGHASPLLYSIFAVAGAISEKQLLTLRKFSSPLEGHPTFRFKWAEAATGSLGQGLSIGFGMALNGKYLDKIPYKVYVLLGDSEMAEGSNWEAIELANYYKLNNLIGIIDVNNLGQCGETMLDYKMAEYEKRISSFGWNTILVKDGHNIQEVYEAYKKAINLQKKQEKPVMIIAKTIKGKGVSFVEGKDGWHGKVLSQEDFEKAVKELEKIDFNIKGKIQAPKTTESKEIKIKVNNKRIEEFLIKPKEKEGQLYLATRKAYGNALLKIGSKNSKVVVLDAEVSNSTYSELFKKVFPERFFEMFIAEQNMVGAGVGLAKLGKIPFISSFAAFLTRAFDQIRMAQYSKVNLKFCGSHGGVSIGQDGPSQMGLEDIAMFRTIENSVVFYPCDATSTEKLVELMLRHKGISYIRTTRSDTSIIYSEKEKFEIGGFKVLRSSNNDDIVIITAGITVFEALKAHKELKQIGVNCKVIDLYCIKPINKKELEKAVGNLPIITVEDHRKEGGLGEAVKSEVSEKDNKIYSLYVGKTPMSGMPEELLRYEKIDKNAIIEKVRQILNK, via the coding sequence ATGAGTATCAAAAAAATAAACAAATTGTCAAAACTTATTAGATATTATATTTTAATCTCAACAACGAAAGCAGGTTCTGGACATCCTACATCTTCTTTATCGGCAGTAGAGTTAATGGCGGTTCTTTATTTTAGCGGCATATTAAAATATGATATTAAAAATCCTCAAAATCCAAACAACGATAGAGTTATTTTCTCAAAAGGTCATGCTTCTCCACTTTTGTACTCTATTTTCGCTGTAGCAGGAGCAATATCTGAAAAACAGCTTTTAACATTAAGGAAATTCAGTTCACCTTTAGAAGGTCATCCAACTTTTAGGTTTAAGTGGGCTGAAGCGGCAACAGGATCCTTGGGACAAGGTTTATCTATTGGTTTTGGTATGGCTTTGAACGGAAAATATTTAGATAAAATTCCTTATAAAGTTTATGTTTTATTGGGAGACAGCGAAATGGCAGAAGGATCAAATTGGGAAGCAATTGAACTTGCAAACTATTATAAATTAAATAACTTAATAGGAATAATAGATGTTAACAATTTAGGCCAATGTGGAGAGACAATGCTTGATTACAAAATGGCAGAGTATGAAAAAAGAATTTCTTCTTTTGGCTGGAATACTATTTTGGTAAAAGACGGGCATAACATACAAGAAGTTTATGAGGCATATAAAAAAGCAATAAACTTACAGAAAAAGCAAGAAAAACCTGTGATGATAATAGCAAAAACAATTAAGGGAAAGGGCGTGTCTTTTGTAGAAGGAAAAGATGGGTGGCATGGCAAAGTCCTCTCGCAAGAAGATTTTGAAAAAGCGGTAAAAGAGCTTGAAAAAATTGATTTTAACATAAAAGGCAAAATACAAGCGCCGAAAACAACAGAGTCAAAAGAAATTAAAATAAAAGTAAATAATAAGAGAATAGAAGAATTTTTAATTAAACCAAAAGAAAAAGAAGGCCAACTCTATCTTGCAACAAGAAAAGCATACGGCAACGCGCTATTGAAGATTGGCTCTAAAAATTCAAAAGTTGTTGTCCTAGACGCTGAAGTTTCAAACTCAACTTATTCTGAACTTTTCAAAAAAGTTTTTCCAGAGAGGTTTTTTGAAATGTTTATAGCAGAGCAAAATATGGTTGGCGCTGGGGTGGGACTGGCAAAATTAGGCAAAATACCTTTTATTTCTTCTTTCGCTGCTTTCTTAACAAGAGCGTTCGATCAAATAAGAATGGCGCAGTATTCAAAAGTTAACTTAAAATTCTGCGGATCGCATGGAGGAGTTTCAATAGGGCAAGATGGTCCATCGCAAATGGGTTTGGAAGATATAGCAATGTTTAGAACAATAGAAAACAGCGTTGTTTTTTACCCTTGTGATGCAACGAGCACTGAAAAACTTGTAGAATTAATGTTAAGACACAAAGGCATATCTTACATAAGAACAACAAGAAGCGACACGTCAATAATTTACTCTGAAAAAGAAAAATTTGAAATAGGCGGATTCAAAGTTTTAAGAAGTTCAAATAATGACGACATAGTTATAATAACAGCAGGTATAACTGTTTTTGAGGCGTTAAAAGCGCACAAGGAATTAAAACAAATTGGAGTAAACTGCAAAGTAATTGATTTATACTGTATAAAACCAATAAATAAAAAAGAACTTGAAAAAGCAGTCGGCAACCTGCCAATAATCACAGTAGAAGATCACAGAAAAGAAGGAGGTTTGGGAGAGGCAGTAAAATCAGAAGTTTCAGAAAAAGATAACAAAATTTATTCTTTATATGTCGGCAAAACGCCAATGTCAGGAATGCCAGAAGAACTTTTGCGCTATGAAAAAATTGACAAAAACGCTATAATAGAAAAAGTAAGGCAAATATTAAATAAATAA
- the ndk gene encoding Nucleoside diphosphate kinase yields the protein MDAKKERCLVLIKPDGVLRSLIGEIIARFEKCGLKVVGLGMVWPKREDIDNHYPKEEAWLRKIGEKTLKNYEKYGIDPQQELGTSDTLEIGKMVREWLLDYMTKAPIVKVALEGNHAADVVRKIVGDTLPLNSSPGTLRGDFSVEDAGLANREKRAIYNLIHASENSEEAEREIKVWFKEEELFDYKNLLDKLYE from the coding sequence ATGGACGCAAAAAAAGAAAGGTGTTTGGTTTTAATAAAGCCAGATGGTGTTTTAAGAAGTTTAATAGGAGAGATAATAGCAAGATTTGAAAAGTGCGGATTAAAAGTTGTTGGGCTTGGTATGGTTTGGCCCAAAAGAGAGGATATAGACAACCATTATCCGAAAGAAGAAGCATGGCTTAGAAAAATAGGCGAGAAAACTCTTAAAAATTATGAAAAATACGGCATAGATCCACAACAAGAACTTGGAACCTCAGATACTCTTGAAATAGGAAAAATGGTAAGAGAATGGCTTTTAGATTATATGACAAAAGCGCCAATAGTAAAAGTTGCTTTGGAAGGGAACCATGCCGCTGACGTTGTTAGAAAAATAGTAGGTGATACTTTGCCATTAAATTCATCTCCAGGAACTTTGAGGGGAGATTTCTCAGTAGAAGATGCTGGCTTGGCAAACAGAGAAAAAAGAGCAATATATAATTTGATACATGCCTCAGAAAACAGTGAGGAAGCAGAAAGGGAAATTAAGGTTTGGTTTAAAGAAGAAGAGCTTTTTGATTACAAAAATTTATTAGATAAGCTTTATGAATAA
- the truB gene encoding tRNA pseudouridine synthase B gives MEGIILLYKPKGISSAKAIDFIKGMLPKEKVGHGGTLDPFADGLLIVGVGRQYTKLLENILKNADKEYLATIKLGEFSDTDDIEGKKEKVNFEKQPYSKEIEEILQDNFTGKIRQIPPIFSALKIKGKRLYELARKIKNKEELEKMLKEKERIVEIKKIEILEYNFPILKIKVWCSAGTYIRSLARDIGKKLKTGGYLKELTRTAVGNFTIERSLKIEDIKESIIEMKVNVYGRVQGVGFRAFTKKWADFYGIKGYAKNLENGSVEVVAQGKIKELEQLLEKIKQGPRLSKVEKTSACFMKPQNPYYDFSSL, from the coding sequence ATGGAGGGAATAATTTTGCTATATAAACCAAAAGGCATATCAAGCGCAAAAGCAATAGATTTTATCAAAGGAATGTTACCAAAAGAAAAGGTCGGGCATGGTGGCACGCTTGATCCTTTTGCAGATGGTCTGCTGATTGTTGGCGTCGGAAGACAATACACAAAACTTTTAGAAAATATATTAAAAAATGCTGATAAAGAATACCTGGCAACTATCAAACTTGGAGAGTTTTCAGATACAGACGATATTGAAGGCAAAAAAGAAAAAGTTAATTTTGAAAAACAGCCATATTCAAAAGAAATAGAAGAGATTTTGCAAGATAATTTTACAGGCAAAATAAGGCAAATCCCTCCAATATTTTCGGCGCTAAAAATAAAAGGCAAGCGTCTTTATGAATTAGCGAGAAAAATAAAGAACAAAGAAGAACTTGAAAAAATGCTAAAAGAAAAAGAAAGGATAGTTGAAATAAAGAAAATAGAAATTTTAGAGTATAACTTTCCGATATTAAAAATAAAAGTTTGGTGTTCTGCTGGAACTTATATAAGAAGTTTAGCGAGAGATATTGGTAAAAAACTAAAAACAGGCGGATACTTAAAAGAACTCACAAGAACTGCAGTTGGTAATTTTACAATCGAAAGAAGTTTAAAAATAGAAGATATTAAAGAAAGTATAATAGAAATGAAGGTTAATGTATATGGAAGAGTGCAAGGTGTTGGATTTCGTGCTTTTACAAAAAAATGGGCTGATTTTTACGGCATAAAAGGATACGCAAAAAATTTGGAAAACGGCTCTGTTGAAGTTGTAGCGCAAGGGAAAATTAAAGAATTAGAACAACTCTTAGAAAAAATAAAACAAGGCCCACGCTTAAGTAAGGTTGAAAAAACTAGTGCTTGCTTTATGAAGCCCCAAAATCCATATTATGACTTTTCTTCATTATAA